Within Macaca nemestrina isolate mMacNem1 chromosome X, mMacNem.hap1, whole genome shotgun sequence, the genomic segment cgaagtgctggaattacaggcgtgagccactgtgcctgaccaactTCCATTCTTACATATTTACTGTGGTTGCTGTGTACAGAATGGATGGTAGACCACTGAGACTAGACACTGGGTGTTCAGTGACTAAATTTTTGAGTCAGCTGCTTCTGAATCACCTAGGATACTTACTGAAAGAACAGATTACTAAACCCTATCCATTGCCAAAACCTACTGATTCAGAATCTTTTGAGGATAAGTAAAGAATGCTAATTTGTGGTGATGCTCCAGGAGATTCTTTCATGCTGTCAGAATCAGGAATCACAACCCTATATTAATGACTATTTTATGAGCGCCACAAGAGAACTTTTGCTCAGTATCAGGCTTATGCTTCCCGTGAAAATGTGCATGCTTTTATCTTGCCTGTTTACTTTAACCACTTTTCATCCATCATTAACAACAGTGCAGGAATTAATTGTGCAAATTTTTTGCTTCCAGCTTTAACTTGGACTTAATTTTACTATTTATCTGACTTTCATTTTCCCTTTCACTTGtatttctgtttatgttttaGTATTTATGGATCCATATTGTTTTTAAGACTTAAACTGCCACCTCAGTAGTCTTCAGAGTACTATAATGTACCATACATACATTTAATTTAGACTTATGCCCATTATAGCTTCAAAGCCTTCTCTGAGTAAAAGGAAAGGATTCGCATTATTTTTCCCTTAAAGAAACACTAATGGTAACTTTGTGATTCTTTTACCCATCACTGTCATTCAAACATCACTGGATGAGTTCATAAccaatatcatttaaaaattttgtctgcTACAACACATTCATCTGTTCTGCTTTGCTAAATAACATATTGCCTAAACTTAactgcaaataaataattttaaaggcttcttttaacatgtaaaattttataatactgattttttttgtctAATGCGTCATGTAAGTGGTTTCATACTACCTTCAATCCTAGAGAATGTCAATAAACATAGAAGAGCTCTTCATAGATAGTTGAGAAGACTTAAAGTGAACTTGGCTTTTAttacatgaaacaaaaaattatattggATTCTAACAGTAATATTTTAACAGCTTCTAAGTAGAGGCAAGAAAGGAAATCAAGTGTGTACCAGTCCAAGTACCTGTAATAGTATAATAGAAGCACTTACTAACCAACATTTCACATCATCACATGCCGTGCTCCTAATAACAAGGCTTTTTCACTAGAAATATTGCATTAACATTAGACTCTCAAATTGCTAAGTATGAAAAATCACTCACTTAAAAAAACAGTCTATTACTTATTTTAGGCTGGTCAAGGTTAAAATGGCCATTTATATATTTCTAACTTCAGCTCTAAGTTCAGAGAGCATCTGATCAGCCAAGACAAGAATTTATTTTGCCTGTACCCAACAGAGTAAAATGATAAGTTAGCCATCAGTTCATCCTTTGCCAAAAAGAAATATCTCCTAAATTTATACACTATAAACCATCTAGTAAATAATATCTGCATACTAcccatttcatatttatattatgtaCTGTTGAAGGGGGAGAAAAATCTTCATGAGGGTTTAttcaaataatatgaaatatcCTAAGAACATCAATTCATCCATATGAATTCCGTACAAAGTACAgaagtggaagtggaagtggtCATCATAGCTGGACTGTAATAAGCCCCTAAAATGCAAAAGCTCATTCTAAATACAATAAAGCAGTGAAATTCATATAAGTCATTACTTTTCTCCTATACAAAGTCATCTGGTAGTCTTTACTGTTAACTTCATGCTAAAATGTCCCAAGTTTAGGCTGTTTAccaagaaaagaaataggaaagaattAATAGTTTTTAATTTCAGGTTAGAGGAAGAACCCTTATCATGCAATAATGAAACCCAAGCAAGTCCAAGTTTGTAACTGTAACAATGCCTCTCATTAATAGATTATCCAAATTCCTCTATGGCATTCAAACTGTAGCTTAAAACCTAATAAACAAAAATCCACATAAGAACAGGATCAAGTTCTACCACGAAACGAAGAATTATAATAAAGTTTATTCAGCCCTGAATATTTAATTTAGGAGCATGAGCAAAGTAGAACACACTTCATCTAAATGACACCATTTAAACAGTGCTATAAAATAATGCTACTTAGTAAGTGTGGTGCATTATGTGATTTGAAcgattctgttaaaaaaaaaaaaaaaaaaaaaaaaaaaagcattaacaaGTAACATTGTCCCCACCAGCTTGGAGCCTACAGATACAATTACTTTGGTCATATCTTTCCAAATGATTTAGTAATGCTTTTTAACATTGCAAACATAAATCTATCATAGTACTGGAATTCTGATATATTTTGGTGCTTCTGGGGCTGCCTAAAAAtgaaaaggcatccaaatgaaATGCACTGTACACTTATTATACCTTAAAATTTCAGTTCCTAAAACGTGAAATAATTATCTACCATTTAGCTGTCTGATTTAACTGTACATCGTAGTAGATTTTTACCTCTAGGATTTTTACTGTACTTTGGGAAATTAGTggtaaaacatgtttaaaaaacagCATGTGACTATACTTGAGTTCACATAAAATAGCATTTTTACAACTATATTGAAATTTTATCCTTTTTCACAGGTTAACAtatcaccaaaaaaaataaaaaataaaaaccacaatactTTTGAAAATGTAACAATGCATATTTATTTCAGGAAATCATCAGAGGTCACCTTTAGGTCAATTTACCACACCAGAGGAACAAAGTTGTTAAACTACAGCTGTGCTGAACTGAGCCACTTATCCACAGTACAGTATAGAAGTTGAAGTTGTTTTCCCCATCAGGTCTTCAGTTCAAAATACTATTATCATGCTTAGTATGGTCTATGTCTTCTCTGGTATGAATGATGTGATCCACCATGTAGGGTTGAAGGAGGTGGACTCCATGTTGGTGGAGGAGGTGGCAGTCCTTTCCATGCAGGCCATCGTCTGTGATCCGTTGCATCTGTTTGTGTAAACTGAGGGCTCAAGGTTTCTTGATTTTCAGTGAACTGAGGTAAAAAGTTAGGGTTGTAGTGGTGAAAAGCAAATTCACTTGCAGATGAATTACCATTTTGAGACTGGGGAGCACATGGTGGAGGAGAATTCATATAAGGTGGCACCTGGGCAATAATATATCCAAGTGATAGATCATAGGTCGTGGTTAGAGCTGGCGCTTGGCTAGAAACCAAGTTAGGAGTACCTACATCCTGAGGAGGATATGGCATTGGATAGTTTACTGGTGATGATGGAGATGGAGGTGGTGCATAATGCTGTTTTTGAGGCATAATATGACAAGGGGACGATACCACTGGTTGACTTTGATACTCAGGATAATAGTCAGGAGGTGATGGCTTCTTAGCACCAGAATCTGAGTTATTCTGAATATGATCAACTATTAAATTGCCGTGTTTTCTTGTAAAAACACTAACGGTTTCCCACTGGATGGGAAAAGGCGGACTTGGAGATAGTTCTGGGGGAGGAACCTGAAGATCCTTATGTAGCTGATTATGTTGCTCGTGTGGCATTTGTTGCATAGACGGTAGTGACATCATGGTGTGCTGCTCTGGTGGAATATAGTTTAGATGGTCCCTGTCTAGCAGTCTTTTAGGGATTTCAGCGATTTCAGTTCGTGGCGGAGCAATATGAGGACGAAGTTTTTCAAGCGAAGCGCTGGCAACTTGTTTTCGAGCTCTCTTATGGCGGCGTTTGATATGAGCCTGTAAGCTTTTCTGAGACAAATACGTTCTCTTGCATCCCTGAACAACACTACACATGAAGACAGAACCTCGTTTATGCTCCTCAATTCGCAGCACAGGATAACTACAGCGTGGACATATTTTATATCCGATTTTGTCATATAAATTAGCACAGTTATAGCAAAAAGCATGCTTGCATGGAATTATTCGCCCATAGATTTTAATAGGCAAATCACATTTGTCACAGAAATGAATTGGTGAATCATCCTTTTCACCTATGATGTTTATCTTAATGTCCCCCCAAGAGTAaccaggaatttttttcttttttctcaccaGTTTAACTCCTTTAGAGTAATACTTCCTGTCTTCATTATATTCACGTTCTTGTTCACCAGCAGGCATCTTGTTCATATTCCTTGGAGATGAGACACAGATTTAGGTTTGTCTACTTCTtcaaaaatgacttttaaagGAATTCTTCTGCTAACATCAAGGCCACGCAACAATCCAGAA encodes:
- the CBLL2 gene encoding E3 ubiquitin-protein ligase CBLL2 — protein: MNKMPAGEQEREYNEDRKYYSKGVKLVRKKKKIPGYSWGDIKINIIGEKDDSPIHFCDKCDLPIKIYGRIIPCKHAFCYNCANLYDKIGYKICPRCSYPVLRIEEHKRGSVFMCSVVQGCKRTYLSQKSLQAHIKRRHKRARKQVASASLEKLRPHIAPPRTEIAEIPKRLLDRDHLNYIPPEQHTMMSLPSMQQMPHEQHNQLHKDLQVPPPELSPSPPFPIQWETVSVFTRKHGNLIVDHIQNNSDSGAKKPSPPDYYPEYQSQPVVSSPCHIMPQKQHYAPPPSPSSPVNYPMPYPPQDVGTPNLVSSQAPALTTTYDLSLGYIIAQVPPYMNSPPPCAPQSQNGNSSASEFAFHHYNPNFLPQFTENQETLSPQFTQTDATDHRRWPAWKGLPPPPPTWSPPPSTLHGGSHHSYQRRHRPY